The Candidatus Tisiphia endosymbiont of Dascillus cervinus genome contains the following window.
GATAATAGATTTAAATCGTGCTTGGTGGATAAAACAACCTCTTGATGTTGAAGCAATGAAATATGGAGCTTTCTATCTCATAGGAAATCATGATTTTAGCTCATTTAGAGATAAATATTGCCAAGCAAAGTCACCTATAAAAACCTTATCTAAGTTAGTTATTACACAAAAAAACAACGATATAAAAATATATGTTTCTGCTCGATCTTTTTTACATCATATGGTTCGAAATATTGTTGGTAGTTTAGTATTAGTTGGACGCAATATATGGCAGGAAGGTGATATACAAAAAGCTTTGGATGCTAAAAAAAGAGAGGCAGCAGGTATAAAAGCTCCAGCATGTGGGTTGTATTTTCTTAGAGTTGACTATTAACTCATGTATGGAGCTTCTGCGTACTAAACTCGCAATCAGGCTCTTTCGGCACTATTGCCTCGACGGTCTCTAGGTTGCTAACACTTTTTATACCATTTGTCATTTTTTTTGTACCTAAAAATTTATTTTTGGTGGGTAACTTGTAATGACGGTTTTTTAACTTTCAACAGTTGTGGACATCACCCCTAATGGCGATGATTACTTGAGGTTACTATTAATTTATTATATCAAACTCATACAATAAAAAAACCATGATAAATATAACATGATCAGTTATATATAGTGGTAGGATGGGTAAACTGTATGTCGAATTGAAGCTTTGAATTTTAAAGACTTCGTACCTCAGCAAAGACCCATCCTGTTTTGGATAAAGACTACGAACGGATGTCATAAGGTTTAAACCTTGCGTATGAGTATGTAGCATATCCTATTATTAATATAAATCATGAGGCTTTATATGGTAACAACTTATATTGGTGTGGACGTTAGTAAAAAACTTTAAATATCTATCTACCAACTACCAACAAGGCTTTTGAAGTTACCAATGATCAACATGGCGTTACTATTATGCTTAGCACTATTAATAAATACTATCCTGCCTTATCTGAGTTAGTTGTTGTCTTTGAACCTACTGGTGGATATGAACATAATTTAAGAGAATTTTTAAAAATAAATAAATTGCCTTTTGCTACAGTACACCCTAATAAAATGCGTAGTTATGCTAAAGCTAGAGGATGGCTTGCTAAAACTGATAACATCGATAGTAAATTACTACATGATTATGCAACATGCTTTGCACTAGCAATTAAAGTTACTTATGATAATAATAGCCAACAACAGTTACATGCTTTATTAAAAAGAAGGGAACAATTATTAGTATTTAAGAATCAAGAAGTTGCTAGGCAGGATACCGAGTTTAACCACGTAATCATCTTATCTTTGAACCAGCATATTACTAGTTTAACAGAACAATTACAAGAGATTGATGAGAATATCAAAGCCTTAATTTCTAAGAATCAAGAAATCAAAGATAAAATTGATAAGCTTACTTCTATTCCAGCAGTTGGCATTACTCTTGCTACCACTGTAATATGTGAAGCACCAGAACTTGGTAATATTACTTTTAGAAACTTAACTGCTTTAGTAGGTCTTGCTCCTTTTGCTAGAGAAAGCGGTAGTTATAAAGGTAGAAGAAGTATTTTTGCAGGTAGAGGTAATCTTCGAAGAGTTCTTTATATGGCTGCAGTAGCTGCCTTACGATGTAATAAGCGTTTACGTAATTTTTATGACCACTTAATTGCTAAACATAAACCAGCAAAAGTTGCTCTTGTTGCTGTTATGCGTAAATTACTAGCTTTTATGCACTCTATTGTCAAAAATAATTCTTCTTGGAATGAAAATTTATGTTAAGTTATTATTTTCTTATTGACTTCTATTACGGATGCTGAGGTTAATTTATGTTAAAAATCTTTGAACAATATAAGTCTCATCCATTTGCTAAATATTTTCTGATTTTGTTTGGCGTAATAGTCGTCTACCTAGCTTATCATATTTATATTTGGAGTCATACAGAATCGACTGATAATGCGTATATTGAGGCTGACATATCCAAACGTTAGCTCTGAGATTAATGGAGTGATTAAGAATGTATTTATTTCAGATAATATGAGGGTAAAAAAAGGTGATCTTATTGCTGAGATCGATGATCAGGATTATAAGTCGCGTCTTGCTTCACTGGAAGCTTCTATTAAGGCATCTATTAAAAATATAGAAATCATAGAACAAAAGACTTTAATAGCTCAAATTAGTTTAGAGCTTTGTCAAGAGGTTGTTGATTCTGCTAGTACTAATTTGGAGATTAACTCAGTTGATTATATAAGAACTCAAGAACTTAACAAAGAAAAATTTGCTAGTAAAAAGACATTAGATGAATCTAAAATGTCTTTTACTAAAGCAAAGACTGATTATAATCAGGCAAAGTTAAACTTGCAAATTGCACAGCAGAACTTACTACTTTTAGCTTTACAGAAAACTGCTGAAGAAGAAAAAATGAAAGGGTTACTGGAAGATAAAAATATAGTAGCTAGAAGTTTAGTAAATACCCAAATTATAGCCCCAGTTAACGGAATAATAGCAAATAGTAGCTTGCAGGTAGGTAATTTTATTAATCCAGGGAGAGTATTATTTTTTGTTGTGCAGGATGAACAAATGTATGTAAAAGCTAATTTTAAAGAGACGCAAATTGCAAAATTGCAACCAAAGCAAAAAGTTAAATTACAGTTTAATTCTTTACCAAAAAAGATCATATACGGCAGAATACGTAATATATCACCAGCTACCGGCTCAAAATTTAGTCTAATTCCGACTGATAATGCAACTGGTAATTTTACTAAGATTGTTCAACGGATTCCTGTGCTAATAGATTTTAAGACTCCTAAAGATATTACTAGTAATTTGATACCAGGAATGTCTGCTATAGTTTCGGTCAGAACTAATTAACCCAAATTCGCAGAATCATTCGAGTATACCTCAATTAATTAATTTTTTGCTCGACGACTAAACCAGCTTTGCAAATAAGTTGCTGCAATATCGCTATTCTCTATTAATAATACGTTTTCGGCATTTCTATTATCAGCTGCATTGGTAAAATTAAAGCTACCGGTAATCACCTTACTTTTATCAATGATCATAACTTTGTTGTGAGCAATACCTGGTACTTTATCTATTGAAACATCAATACCAGCCCGTTTTAATTCATGCATTTTAGAATATCTATCGTGTAAATTACTACGATCCAATAATACCCTTATTTGAACACCGTTTTGCTTAGCTTTAATTAGTTGATCCACTATATTTTGCGAAGTTAAACCAAATGCTTGAACATAAATACTATCCTTAGCCTTGGATATTTCTTTTGCTATTAATGATCCGCAGCCGGATGGCGGGGTAAAACAAACATTTAAATTATCAGTTTCGGTATGAAAACTGTGCCAAGAAGCTGTTTCTCGTACCTCATTATATCCTATCCCGATAGTAATGCCGAGTAAGAACGATATTATTATGTGTAGATTAAGCTTTTTAGGTAGTTTTTTCATTTTCTTATACTATGCCGAAACCAAGACCTTAGCCCCCTTTAATTTTTGGAAATCATCACCAGCATGATAAGAAGAACGGGTTAATGGACCGGCGGAAACCATCAAAAACCCTTTAACCCTTGCTACTCTTTCAAAATATTTAAATTCTTCTAGGGGAACATATCTAGCAACTGCTGCATGGTTTTTGGTTGGCTGTAAATATTGTCCTATAGTTAGAAAATCAACTTTAGCTTCCCTTAAATCGTCCATTACTTGTATAATTTCATCGTTTGTTTCTCCAAGACCAACCATCATACCTGATTTAGTAAAAATCTCAGAGTCTAATTTTTTTACATTATGCAAAAGACTTAATGAATTATAGTATCTCGCTCCTGGTCTGATAGTTTTGTATAGAGAAGGCACTGTCTCTACATTATGATTATAAACGTCAGGTTTTGCTAATACCACTATTTCAGCTGCCCCATCTTTCTTAAGAAAATCTGGGGTTAGAACTTCAATTGTGGTATTAGGAGCAACTAGTCTTATTTCCTTTATACAATTGGCAAAATGCTCAGCCCCACCATCATCTAAGTCATCTCGATCAACTGAAGTAATTACCACATGTTCAAGCCCTAATTTCATTACGGCTTGTGCTAGTCTCTGTGGCTCATGAGGATCGAGTAAATCGGGACGACCAGTTTTAACATTACAAAATCTACAAGCACGAGTACAGACAGATCCTAAAATCATAACTGTAGCATGTTTTTTTGCCCAACATTCCCCTATATTAGGGCAAGCAGCTTCTTGACAAACTGTATTTAATTTTAAACTCTCAATTAGTTTTCTTGTATCATGATATTGATATGAATTTGGTGCTTTAACCTTTATCCAATCAGGTCTTTTAAGGGGTTGAGCTTCTTCTATCTTGATTATGTTTGACATATAATCCTGCTTTATTTATGACCTGCTTTTTTATGAATTTTATATTCAAATCATTTTAGTATATCATTAAACAAATTGTTTTATTGGTAGTTTAACTATATCTGTAAGGCTAGTGCTGTTATCACAGTTGTAAGATAATTTGGGTTCAATAGGAATCTTACAGATTAAAGGTATATTATATTCTTTGGCAAAATTTTCTCCACTATTACCGTTAAATATCTGAATTTTCTTTCCCGAACTTGGTTCAACTAGATAGCTCATATTTTCTATAATACCTAAAATTGGTAGGTTAAATTTTCTGTATAAATCAATCGATCTAACGACATCTATTGCAGCCATTTTTTGTGGAGTAGTTACTATTATTACTCCATCTAGTTGGTAATTTTCTAAAATACTTAAGTGAATATCACCAGTACCAGGAGGCATGTCAATAATTAAATAATCTAACTCCTGCCAATGGGTGAGAGATAATAGTTGATAAATGGTCTTGCTGGCCATTGGACCACGCCAAACAATAGCTGAATTATCCTTAATAAGAAATCCAATAGAAATAATTTCAATACCCCGCGATTTTAAAGGGGTCACTTTATTATACACTATTTCAGGTACACCACTAATACCAAATATTTGCGGAATTGACGGACCATAAATATCAGCATCCACTATTCCTACCTTGTATCCTTCAAGATTTAATTGCTCCGCTATCAATGCTGTTATAGTAGATTTACCAACTCCCCCTTTACCGGATGCCACCAATATTATCTTCTTTACTCCGTCAATGAAATGCTTAACTTTTGGATTAGTTGATTTTTTAGCTACACCTTTGCTACTAGTTAAAACTATAGTTATTTTCCCAATATTAGGTATTTCATTTAATTTATTAATAGCTTTAATTTTTATTTCATCGATTTCCTTGGAATCTTTACCAAGAATATCAATGGCAAACCCAATATTTTTATCCTTAATTATAATATTAGATATAATACTGACTAATTTTGTATTGTCACTAAAAGTGATATCTGAAATTTTATTTAGTATTTGTTGTTGGTTTATATCAATCATCGTTTTTAAGTAAAATGAAGCTCTTACCGTTAATAATCTTATTTTTCAACGCACATTAATCCATTTACCGGATCATTATTGCACGCTTTTTAACCCACCCATTTCGCCGATTTTAATAATGGACCATATAAATCTTCTTCCATACTAATGACAATGCTAAGTTTTTCTTCTTCCGATGGAGGTCTGTCAAGAAAGGTCAAACGGGGAGCATGCTTAATAATAGTGATAGGGGTTTGCTCATTGCCTTCTCCCATAACAAAAACAGCTGCTCCTGCTAATGAATCTAATATATTAATTTGTGTGACATTTAAAGATTGATTATAAATATCATGCTTACCAATATAGGAATATACGGGGCTAAAACCACACCAACCAAGAGCAATTCCAGTTACACCTCGTCTCATAATAGTTGTATGACTATCGGTTATAACAATTCCCAGATCGCGAATATTATGTTTATTGCGTAAATATTGCCAAATCCAATAGGCTGTTTTCTGAACATCTTGAGGATATAATACATAAACACCATCGACATTAGATTCATCAATACCAGCCAGAGGAAATTAGTAAGCCATTTTTATAGTTAAGTAAATATTATACCTATTTTCTTCTGTCTCTAATATTTGATCTGCCTCTTGTAGAATTAATGTATATTTATCAATATCACCTTTTTTAACAAACCTTCCCTCTAATACACTAATTACTTTTGAAGTTATAGCTACAACATCACCTTCTTTTAAATCTGCAATATACTGAGTCAATATAGTTTGTAATGACTCACCATATTGGATTTTATGAGTCTTAATGGCATGAATTTGCATATAACCCTTCCATCCCATCAAGAAATTGCCAGAGTAATTTAGCCCCCTTCACAGCTCCATAATGTACTTGTTTTTGTTCTATGCTATTAAGTTTGTTAATCAGCTTAATAAGTTCATTGGTATGCCATATATCAGTTTTTGCATGGACAACGAAAAATTCTAAGGTTCTTTGATTGTGAATATTATAATGTTTTTTCAGACCATCAATCTTGACTTTTGATACTGTTGGAGTTTGTCTTTCATAAGCATATAAGGCTCCAAGTCCAGTAGGATAATCTGTTTGAGTTAACTCAAAAAAACCATTAACCAATCTTTTTGTTGACTCAAATTTTGGATTCTTATCATCATCTCGATAACCCCCTAATCCTTCAATAAAACGTAACCATAGCTCCGGATGATTATTGTCCCCTTGTTCTTCATCAACCAAATTCTCTAATAAGACTTGTCTAGCCTGGATATCAACACATAAAGCGTGAATCTGACTGATATATCTAGGAAAAGCAGCAACATGATTATAATATTCTTGAGCATAAACGTTCAGTGTATTCTTGTCCAAGATACCATTATTCCAATCTTGATAAAATGGATGTTTAAGTAAAGACCATTTTTCCAATGTATCGTCCAAATTATTTATAAATTCCATGAAACCTCCTCAGGGTTTTTTAATAGATAAATTGTATAATCACTTGATTTCTTTAGAGTATATCTTGTCCATCTTCTGAAATACCGAATATCCAAATATACATCACCAGAATAGAATTTATGTATTTCTGTAAGGATAAAAGAAGAAATTAAATTATGTTCTAGAAATAAATGAGCTATTTGCCCCCCTCCGATCATAAAAATCTTATCGTTAGTTTTCGATTCTTTAAGATGTTCTAAACATTTTTGTAGAGAGGTAAAAACTTTAGTATCATTTAATTGTAAGTTGTTATCATTAGATAAAACAAAGGTCTGCCTGTCTATAAATAGTGTTTTCGGCATAGATTGATAAGTATTACGCCCCATAATAACTATACTATTGTGGGTAGTAGCTCTAAAATGCTTGATCTCACCTGGATAATACCATGGTAAGGCATTATTACAACCTATGACCCCATCTTTTGTTGCTGCCATGATTCCTATAATAGATCTAGATTGTTTGCTTATCATGCCATTACTCGTTATTAGATGAGTGATAGGCAACCAAAGCCTTCATATGATCTTTCACATTATGTACTCGTAAAAAGTCTACTTTATCTTTAATAGCCAAGGAAACTCCAATTGTTTCTATATCTCTAGCATAAACATGGGGTTCTTCAGAAAAAGCATGAATATATGATTTTCTAGAATGACCTATCATTATCAAAGAACCTAAGGTTTTAAGCTGATCTATACTTCTTAATATTTCAATATTTTGATAAGCCGTTTTGCCAAACCCTATACCAGGATCTAGAACTATATTCTCTAAAGTAAATCCAAGCTTAGTAAGTCTTTGTATAGCACACTTGCCCCATTGAATCATATAATCAATTGGCTTAACGTTTAAAGGTATAATCTGATTTTTGCTTGGTGGAACAGTAATAGAGTGCATAAGACAAAATTTGCAACCAGCTTTTGCTATAGCCCTTAATGTGTTATCATCAAATCCTCCACCAACATCATTAATCCATCTTATATGATATTTTTCTATAAGATTTACAGCAATAAAAGGATGTAGTGTATCAACACTTATATCGATCTTTTTATCAGCAATAATAGGCGCAAGCTCCCCTAACACTTCATCTAACTTAGCGTATTCAGATTCAATAGGTTGAATAGTTGCATTAGACCTTGTTGATTGAGCACCAATTTCAATAACGCTAGCTCCATCTTCTACAAGCTTTATCACTTGTTCTATAGCTCTATTTGTTTCATAAAAATTTCCGCCATCTGAAAAAGAATCCTTAGTTATATTAACGATTCCTACCAACCGAGGATTTAAAACAGAGCTTTTTATAAAAGAGTTCTCTATACTTGGTTGGAATTTCCACGGCTCTTTACCCATTAATGCTAATAGATGTTTGAGGAAATCACGATTTTCCAGTTTAGGATGGGGAATAATAATATCTTCTGTATTTATAATTAGATCGTTATAAAACAAAATATCTAAATCAATAATACGTGGAACCCATAGTTCATACTTTCTAGGACGTCCTATAGTTACTTCTATATTTTGCAATGATTGCAATAATTCTGTTGGTGATAAGTTTGTTTCTCCAGCAACTATCATATTTAAAAATGGCTTATCCCAGTCATCAGAAGCACTGCATGGTAAAATTGCCTTAGTTTCAAGGATTATAGAACATCTAATATTTGATAAACAATATTTCCTAATTAAGTTAACAGATTCCCATAAATTATCAAGGCGATTACCTAAATTTGATCCCAAGCTTATATAAATCATCACGCATCCTCATTAGACCTCTTGCGTAATTCTACTTCTGCTGGTAATTTGCGCGTCGATCCGGTACTCGAATCCTCACGTACATCTAAGTACGCTGCGGGTCGAGGTTCCGTGTCTCCTACAAATTCCCTAGCAGAAGCGAATTTCGCAAGAGGTCTATTAATAAAATTAATGTAATGCGTCCAACTAATACCCCCATGAATGTTGGGTACAGGAGGAGAAACTTTACGAGTCTCAATTTTAATTGATTGGATTAGATGTTGGAATGAATTTAAGTAATCAAAAATTGCCTTATAAATAGATTCTATCAAATGCTCAACAACATTAAAGCACTTTCCTTGACAAAAAACGGTAATTAACTCAACTATCTTAAGATAACAAACAACATCCTTTAGATTATCTGTATAAGCACCTTGAGGACACACCTTAAAACACAAGTCAATATTGAAACTAACCATTTGGGGATGAACCTTCTCTTCCTCAGTACATCCAAGATGAACCCAAATACGAAAATCTATAATAGAAAGCTTAAAAATATTTTTATTGAATATAACCTCATTTTACTGATTAAATGTATTATGAAAAAATTGTTCTGTCAACAGTTTTCCGGACAGTTAATACGAGACAATATTAACAGAAAGATTAACAGAAAGGAAGTACAAAAATGACTAATAGCAAACCAAAGGTTTATTCGACCGAATTTAAAGAATCAGCAGTCAAATTGGCAATTGGAGACTATTTAAAAGCATGGACAAAGCTAAATTTGAATTAGAAATCTACGCCAAATCATTGGACTTATATCTTTAAAATGTACTTTAAATTGGTAAATCTTAGTATTGTCAGACATATAAAAGCAATTTATCAGTTACTATAAAAAGCTAGGCATATTTTTTAGCAAAATTTAGCTTTGCCCATGCTTTTGAATGGTCTCTACTCCGTATCAACTACAGGTAACTGGAGTGGATTACTCGACTTTATTTTGGTTGTACATAATAATGATAAGGAGTTAATAGAGTATATTTATTATTTTTATAATATCTATGCAATATAGTAAAAGCTTCATAAATTAATTTTGGGAATTGGTATTACATCTAGACCTATTATTTTATTCTATAGTATAATTTCCTTCATCTTATTGTACAAGGCTACTGCATTGCAATATCTTCCACAATTTGTTCAAAGCAAACTTAACGATAAGAGGGTACTTATTCTATGCACGACTATTTCAGTCTAGCTCCAAAACTTACGCTATGTAAGGTTCTAAATAGCGTAAAGAGGGTGAACGTAACTGCTGTTGCATATAATGATCTAAAAGCCCTAACTTTATTTGATAAACCGTCTTACCTATTTTGTGTGCAGTTCTTTTTAGAAAAGCCCACACTAAAAATGCACAACTAATGTGATTACGCTGGATGCGTTGTTTTCTGCATTGGCATCGTTCTATACCGGTAAGTTGCTTGATTTCTCTATGCATGCTCTCAATTACCCAACGAAAGCCACACTCATCTTGTACGGCTTTAGAAGATTTTTGAGTTTTGTTATTGGTAACAATATAATCAACTCTGTTGGTAGAAACAGTAAGTTTAAACAAATTAACATGCTTATCTTTTGCAAAGCCCTTTATATGAATCTCCACTCCGCTCTTAATTTCCTCATCTGAAAA
Protein-coding sequences here:
- a CDS encoding transposase; translation: MLSTINKYYPALSELVVVFEPTGGYEHNLREFLKINKLPFATVHPNKMRSYAKARGWLAKTDNIDSKLLHDYATCFALAIKVTYDNNSQQQLHALLKRREQLLVFKNQEVARQDTEFNHVIILSLNQHITSLTEQLQEIDENIKALISKNQEIKDKIDKLTSIPAVGITLATTVICEAPELGNITFRNLTALVGLAPFARESGSYKGRRSIFAGRGNLRRVLYMAAVAALRCNKRLRNFYDHLIAKHKPAKVALVAVMRKLLAFMHSIVKNNSSWNENLC
- a CDS encoding phospholipase D family protein encodes the protein MKKLPKKLNLHIIISFLLGITIGIGYNEVRETASWHSFHTETDNLNVCFTPPSGCGSLIAKEISKAKDSIYVQAFGLTSQNIVDQLIKAKQNGVQIRVLLDRSNLHDRYSKMHELKRAGIDVSIDKVPGIAHNKVMIIDKSKVITGSFNFTNAADNRNAENVLLIENSDIAATYLQSWFSRRAKN
- the lipA gene encoding lipoyl synthase, with translation MSNIIKIEEAQPLKRPDWIKVKAPNSYQYHDTRKLIESLKLNTVCQEAACPNIGECWAKKHATVMILGSVCTRACRFCNVKTGRPDLLDPHEPQRLAQAVMKLGLEHVVITSVDRDDLDDGGAEHFANCIKEIRLVAPNTTIEVLTPDFLKKDGAAEIVVLAKPDVYNHNVETVPSLYKTIRPGARYYNSLSLLHNVKKLDSEIFTKSGMMVGLGETNDEIIQVMDDLREAKVDFLTIGQYLQPTKNHAAVARYVPLEEFKYFERVARVKGFLMVSAGPLTRSSYHAGDDFQKLKGAKVLVSA
- a CDS encoding Mrp/NBP35 family ATP-binding protein, translated to MIDINQQQILNKISDITFSDNTKLVSIISNIIIKDKNIGFAIDILGKDSKEIDEIKIKAINKLNEIPNIGKITIVLTSSKGVAKKSTNPKVKHFIDGVKKIILVASGKGGVGKSTITALIAEQLNLEGYKVGIVDADIYGPSIPQIFGISGVPEIVYNKVTPLKSRGIEIISIGFLIKDNSAIVWRGPMASKTIYQLLSLTHWQELDYLIIDMPPGTGDIHLSILENYQLDGVIIVTTPQKMAAIDVVRSIDLYRKFNLPILGIIENMSYLVEPSSGKKIQIFNGNSGENFAKEYNIPLICKIPIEPKLSYNCDNSTSLTDIVKLPIKQFV
- a CDS encoding CADD family putative folate metabolism protein, producing MEFINNLDDTLEKWSLLKHPFYQDWNNGILDKNTLNVYAQEYYNHVAAFPRYISQIHALCVDIQARQVLLENLVDEEQGDNNHPELWLRFIEGLGGYRDDDKNPKFESTKRLVNGFFELTQTDYPTGLGALYAYERQTPTVSKVKIDGLKKHYNIHNQRTLEFFVVHAKTDIWHTNELIKLINKLNSIEQKQVHYGAVKGAKLLWQFLDGMEGLYANSCH
- a CDS encoding dihydrofolate reductase codes for the protein MISKQSRSIIGIMAATKDGVIGCNNALPWYYPGEIKHFRATTHNSIVIMGRNTYQSMPKTLFIDRQTFVLSNDNNLQLNDTKVFTSLQKCLEHLKESKTNDKIFMIGGGQIAHLFLEHNLISSFILTEIHKFYSGDVYLDIRYFRRWTRYTLKKSSDYTIYLLKNPEEVSWNL
- the folP gene encoding dihydropteroate synthase yields the protein MIYISLGSNLGNRLDNLWESVNLIRKYCLSNIRCSIILETKAILPCSASDDWDKPFLNMIVAGETNLSPTELLQSLQNIEVTIGRPRKYELWVPRIIDLDILFYNDLIINTEDIIIPHPKLENRDFLKHLLALMGKEPWKFQPSIENSFIKSSVLNPRLVGIVNITKDSFSDGGNFYETNRAIEQVIKLVEDGASVIEIGAQSTRSNATIQPIESEYAKLDEVLGELAPIIADKKIDISVDTLHPFIAVNLIEKYHIRWINDVGGGFDDNTLRAIAKAGCKFCLMHSITVPPSKNQIIPLNVKPIDYMIQWGKCAIQRLTKLGFTLENIVLDPGIGFGKTAYQNIEILRSIDQLKTLGSLIMIGHSRKSYIHAFSEEPHVYARDIETIGVSLAIKDKVDFLRVHNVKDHMKALVAYHSSNNE
- a CDS encoding dihydroneopterin aldolase; translation: MFNKNIFKLSIIDFRIWVHLGCTEEEKVHPQMVSFNIDLCFKVCPQGAYTDNLKDVVCYLKIVELITVFCQGKCFNVVEHLIESIYKAIFDYLNSFQHLIQSIKIETRKVSPPVPNIHGGISWTHYINFINRPLAKFASAREFVGDTEPRPAAYLDVREDSSTGSTRKLPAEVELRKRSNEDA